TCAGCGTGGCGTAGCAACGTAGTCCCGAACGATGTCAGTGCAACGCCGCGTGGTAAGCGCTCGAACAGCTTCACGCCAAGCTGCTCTTCCAGCAGCTTGATGCTTTTGGTCAGTGTCGGCTGCGCGATGCTCAGATCGGCCGCAGCAAGAGAGATGCTCTTACGCTCTGCCACACGCAGGAAGTATTCGAGCTGCCGTAGGTCCATTCACTCCTCGTACTCCGAACGAGGCCTTGCCTTCAACAATTACCTCACCTGAGAAAGAAGTTCTTCCGCGAAGCGAGGCACTCTAGCACGAATGAGTTGATTCAGGATATTCAAGCGGGAAACCCATCAGAGCATTGCAGCCTCAATTCCAGAGCCAAGCGGCGGGCCTGAGGTCGCCAAGGCGGACCATCAGCCGTTCTCGGCGTCTGCTCGATGCTCAGGATATGACATTGAGCTGCTGCCGGTTTGATGGACGTTAGGTTAAGCTAATCCCACCTTGCGCTCGTTTAAAGGGCCGATTGCCATGCCGGGATCAACGCTTACTCCGCGTTCAGCGCGTCTGGCCTGATACGCGGCCAGTATGTTGGACCTAGCGGGAATTGGCCGTAGCTATTCGCTCTACTCGCGATGGCGTACAGCGCGACGGACCAATCATCAGAATCGTCTGGCGATCTCCTCTAGTCGGCGATACGCCACCTCGCGAGCGGCGCGCAGCGACTCGGCCGGCCCCGTGGTTGGTCCGATCGGTACGAAGCGCACGTCGGTGACGCCGATGAAGCGGAGTGCCTCGCGCAGATAGGGCGTCGCCATGTCAATGCGACCGCGGTTCATGCCGGTGGCAAAGTCGCTGCCGGAGGCGAGGATCACGATGGTCGGGCGGTCCTTGAGCAGCGGAATGTAGCCCTGCGCCGGGTCGAAGCGGAACGTCAGGCCGGGCTGGATGATGATGTCGAACCATTGCTTCAGCTTGTAGGGGATGGCGAAATTCCACATGGGCGTCGAGATCAGCACGCGGTCGGCCAGCGAGAAGCGCGTCGCAATTCGTTCGGCCTCAGCGAAATTGTTGCGTTGGGCGTCGTTGAAGGTCTCCGCCCTCATGCGCGCATATTTGGCCTCGACGATGGGACCGGCGAATTCCGGCATCCGTTCCTGCCAAAGATCGACGACGTCGATGTCCCAATCGGGGCGGGCCTTGCGAAAGCCGTTAAGAAAGATGCGCGCACCGGCGCTCGACTCGGAATCGACGCGCGGCGAGCAGGAGAGGTGCAAGAGCTTTGCCACCGCTCATCCCAGCGCTCTGATGACGGCATCCGCGCGCGTGACCACGGCGACGTTCTGCATGGCAAAGTTGATCGAGGCCGAGTGCCAGTCCGCATTCATGGTCGAGCAGCAATCCTCCGGCACGATCATGAAATAGCCCTTGTCGGCGCCGGTGCGGGCGGTGTGTTCGATCGACATGTTGGTCCAGGCACCGGTGTTGATGATCATGTCGCGGCCAGTGGCTTTTAGGATCGTCTCCAGCTTGGTGC
The genomic region above belongs to Bradyrhizobium sp. CCBAU 53338 and contains:
- a CDS encoding FMN-dependent NADH-azoreductase — its product is MAKLLHLSCSPRVDSESSAGARIFLNGFRKARPDWDIDVVDLWQERMPEFAGPIVEAKYARMRAETFNDAQRNNFAEAERIATRFSLADRVLISTPMWNFAIPYKLKQWFDIIIQPGLTFRFDPAQGYIPLLKDRPTIVILASGSDFATGMNRGRIDMATPYLREALRFIGVTDVRFVPIGPTTGPAESLRAAREVAYRRLEEIARRF